In Candidatus Tectomicrobia bacterium, the sequence GCCCAGGCGAGGCGCTCGTGCGCGTGCGGCTGGCGGGCGTCTGCGCGACCGATCTGGAGATCCTGAAGGGGTACATGGGTTTCCAGGGCGTCCTGGGGCACGAGTTCGTGGGGGTGGTGGAGGGGCCGGCGGGCCATCCTTTGTTGGGCCGGCGGGTCGTCGGGGAGATCAACTGCGGCTGCGGGGCCTGTGATTGGTGCGCCTCGGGGCTCGAGCGCCACTGCCCGAAGCGGACGGTGCTCGGCATCCTGGGCCGGGCCGGAGCCTTCGCCGAGTTCCTCGCCCTGCCGGAGCGCAACCTGCATGAGGTCCCGGCGGGGGCGGCGGACGAGGCGGCCGTCTTCTGCGAGCCCCTCGCCGCCTGCTTCGAGCCGCTGGCGCAGCGGCCGGAGCTGGCCCGGAGCCGCGTCCTGGTGATCGGGGACGGGCGGCTGGGGCTGCTCCAGGCCCAGGTGCTCCGCCGGGCGGGGGCGGAGGTGGCCGTGCTGGGGCGCCACCCGGCGAAGCTGTCCCTCCTGGAGGGCCTGGGGATCGCCCGCTTCACCGCCCCGGCGGAGGCCGGGGCGGAGGGCCGCTGGCCCGCCGTGGTGGAGGTCACGGGGACGGCCGGGGGGTTCGGCCTGGCCCTCTCCCTCACCGCGCCGAGGGGGCTCCTGGTCCTGAAGAGCACCGTCGCCGCCCGGGAGCCCCTGGACCTGGCCCCGGCGGTGATCGACGAGATCGAGATTTTGGGCTCCCGCTGCGGGCCGTTCCCGCCCGCGCTGGAGGCCCTGGCCTTGGGGGCCGTCCGGACGGCCCCGATGATCCACGCCCGGTTCCCGCTGGCGGAGGGGCTCGAGGCCCTGCGGCGGGCCGGGGAGAGGGGGACGCTCAAGGTGCTCCTGGCGCCCTGAGCCGCTCCGGGAGTCCCGGGTGGCGGGCCTCGTCCGGGCGTGACAGAATGGCCCCATACTTGACGGGGATGCTTCCATGGCATGGTCCCGTTTCCTTCAGCCGAATCCTCCGCGCCGGGGGATATTCCTCCTCCCGGCCCTGCTGGCCGCCTTCCTCCTCGGGGCTGCGGCGCCTTCCTTTTCGGCCCCGCCCGCGCCCGTGGGGCCCCACGAGAAGCAGCGCGTCGATCGCCTCGTCGCCCATCTGAAGCGGCTGCAACGGCCCGAGGACTGGCTCCTCGCGCGCAAGCTCTTCTCGAGCGACCGCTCCGTACAGCTCCGCGCCCTGGCGAGCTGCCCGACGCCCGAGAACGAGTG encodes:
- a CDS encoding alcohol dehydrogenase catalytic domain-containing protein produces the protein MLALRFGRHGPAVEEIHVPRPGPGEALVRVRLAGVCATDLEILKGYMGFQGVLGHEFVGVVEGPAGHPLLGRRVVGEINCGCGACDWCASGLERHCPKRTVLGILGRAGAFAEFLALPERNLHEVPAGAADEAAVFCEPLAACFEPLAQRPELARSRVLVIGDGRLGLLQAQVLRRAGAEVAVLGRHPAKLSLLEGLGIARFTAPAEAGAEGRWPAVVEVTGTAGGFGLALSLTAPRGLLVLKSTVAAREPLDLAPAVIDEIEILGSRCGPFPPALEALALGAVRTAPMIHARFPLAEGLEALRRAGERGTLKVLLAP